The genomic region TTTCCAACATTCCTTTTCCTAGTTCGTCTGCAGTTATTTCTGCCCTTAAGTCCCCTTTAAGTAATGAAGGGTACCATCAAGACATGGCCTGAGCATTGGACTTTCCCCCTGAAATACAATTTTCAAAGCATCCTGTCTATCTCACACAGATAGAAAGGGGGATTTTGTACTTTCCACCTTACTATCGTCTTATCTGTCTTCAGGGCTCATACCAAGCATGTTTAGACATGATCTCTGACTCTTTCAACCCACAGCTGAGGCTCttatcacctgtttaccataaaGGAATGCAATTTATGTGGAGTGCAATTTATTCACTTCAAGAATTTATTGGCCTTGAACATGCCCCAAATACTGCAATGTAATTGTCTGGTCAAGTCTATTCGATATAAAAGTCCTGTTTCTTAAGTGGACTTGACTTGCATGTAGGTCTTTAtagattcaaccagtgtgtatAGACAGCAGTAGACACCAGACAATATGTCTGTCTCTGATCCCTGTGGGGGCACGCTTGTTGTTTTCCAGATGTGGATGTGCTGAGGATGAAGAGGGCCATGGAGTCCCTGACGTCAGCTAACAATGACAAAGTACTGGAGCTCCTGTTCACACTTTTTCATAAAGGCTTCTGTAGTTGACACATGGGGATCTCGATGGCTTTTCTAACTCTGATCTACCATCCTTCACCCACAGGACCGGCGGATCGAGGAGCTTCAGGAGTCTATCACACGGTACAAGAAGGTCCAGGACTTGGTGAAAGGTGAAACTATGTTCAAGGACTATGAAACTAGTAATGAAGTGTTTTTATCGGTATCATTGCAATGGTTCATTTCTATTTATCGGACTAGATCAATCACGTTTTAGAGTGTAGAATAATGGACTTGATAATTTTGTGTAACAATTATAACTGCcccacccccagacacactgaaTGAAGACGATTACGATGACATCCAGGATGACAGATCCCCCTCCATTCAGGTCGCCATGGATACAGACCGGGCCACCCTGGCAgttggagaggagacaggaaggaGCTGTGACGAGGTAACAACCTCCCCTGTCATAACAATGTCTCACACACAGGATGGACCCGGGACTCTAGACTTCCTTACCAAAATGTAATGTCAGGAATGTGAGGGTCAACAGGCTTGGGGTATTGGTTTAGCTGGACACCAACTACCTAACCAATGAAACTGTGCTTTGCGACATTGACGAAACATTCATTTTGCGACGTTGACtcttgtctttctttctcttcctctctcaccctctcttcccaGATTCCATCTATTGCAGTGTTTTCAGAGCTGGAGCAGGAGAGCCTGATACAGGAACCAGACACAGACAGGTGAGGTTGGCTTTTTCCTGGACAAACTACACTCCCATGCATTATTTATCCATTCGGTCACTGTTTTAGTTTGTCAGTATATTCATCATCTCTAGGTCTAGACTGTCGGTTAACTTTCCTTTCTCTTTGCAGTCCACCAGAAGTCCCACCACATTCAGCAGGTAGCCTGGGCCACATAAACGGCAACACAGAGCAGGTTAGACTGTCCTCTTACTCCTAGGGTGATggggaatggtgggttaactggaAAGACCTTGACTTGCTGCAATCATAGagtttatgtacagtaccagccaaaagtttggacacctactcattcaagggtttttctttatttttactattttctacattgtagaataacataaactatgaaataacacatatgcaatcatgtagtaaccaaaaaaagtgttaaacaaatctaaatatattttagaatttaggttcttcaaagtagccaccctttgccttgatgacagctttgcacactcttggcattctctcaaccagcttcatctggaatgcttttccaacagtcttgaaggagttcccacatatgttgagcacttgttggctgcttttccttcactctgcagtccaactcaccccaaactgtctcaattgggttgaggttgggtgattttggaggccaggtcatctgatatagcaaaccagatgggatggcgtatcgctgcagaatgctgtggtagccatgctggttaagtgtgacttgatttctaaataaatcactgatagtgtcaccagcaaagtaccatcACACGACCTCCATGCTTCATTGTGGGAACCACCCATATGGAGATCGTCCTACTCTGcaactcacaaagacacggcggttggatccaaaaatctcaaatttggactcatcagaccaaaggacagatttccaccagtctattgaccattgcttgtgtttcttggcccaaggaagtctcttcttcttattggtgtcctttagtagtggttttttggcagcaatttgaccatgagggcctgatttcacgcagtctcctctgaacagtttgttgatgtgtctgttacttgaactctgaagcatttatttgggcttcaatttctgaggctggtaactctaatgaacttatcctctgcagcagaggtaactctgggtcttcccttcctgtggcggtcctcatgagagccagtttcgtcctagcgcttgatggttcttgcgactgcacttgaagaaactttcaaagtggTTGAaattttccgaattgactgaccttcatgtcttaaagtaataatggactgtcgtttctctttgcttttttgagctgttcttgccataatttgggcttcgtcttttaccaaatagggctatttgtataccgccccaaccttgtcaatcaatcaaatgtatttacaaagccctttttacatcagccgttgtcacaaagtgctatacagaaactcagcttaaaaccccaaacagcaagcaatgcagatgtagaagcacggtggctaggaaccaggctctgaggggtggccagtcttcttctggctgtgccgagtggagattatTACAttatatggccaagatgttcataaatgaccagcagggtcaaataataataatcagtggttgtagagggtgcaacaggtcagcacctcaggagtaaatgtcagttggcttttcatagccgagcattcagttAGCTTCTTATCTTTGACCTTTTTGACCTCTCAACATGGGAGAGTCTCAAAGGCGTGTCTCTCAAACGGGCCAGCCATGCAGATACAGGTTCTATCTCTTATCTCCCCCACATGGAGGGCAGAGTCACTGAGCCCCACTGTGACGGCTGACTGGACTCCGGACTGTCTGTCAGGGTGATATGGAATCATAATAGGATTCCTGAGCAATGGTTGTTTTGACAGTTGTGTTACTCCACCGCCACCTGGTGGTACAACAGAACTATGGAGCTGGTTATATTGGGAGATTGACTTTGTTTACTGGCATGCCAAATATTTTATCAGGTTAATGTGCTCATAATGACCCCTCACCCCTTTTCTAGACCACAGTTGAGGAGCCCAGCCCCCCATCCACCTCCCCATCAAACCCCAGCAGCAATGAAAGCTTTGGGACCAAGAAGGCCCGCTCCTCCTTTGGACGTAGTTTCTTCAAGATGCGTGGAGGCAAGAGGACGTCCAGCGCCCCAAATCTGGGTGAGTCATcattggggggggggcaggaagggCACGGGGAGAAGGGTACTCGTTTCTCTGCACGGGGTGGTGTGAACAATAAATATTACTCAATGTtcatgatgtaaaaaaaatattcacaGTTCCATTCCTTAATGTGTGTTTtcttatgtctgtctgtctggtagtaCTAGTGACTATGTTCTATCCttgctctctctattctccatgGTTCTATGTGATGTGAAGATCGCAGCCGGAGTGCGAGTGCGCCTACgttgggtacagtacagtagtctgCAGCGCAGAGCCCCACAGACGGGCCAGGCCTGCAGTATGGCAGATCAGGATGAACACTGGATGTGTGCAGGGATACTAGCACAACAATGTGATCACCATCTAACGTTACTACACAACTAGACCCATCGTAGACTAAATAAAAAGGCTGTCTGTTTTTCTGAACCCTCTTGAGGCTGATTGGGTCATAGATGGTAAATGGTTACATTGTTGTGTGAAGAATCCCTAGATATTCCCCTACCTCCATTTTCCTACTCTTCATTTTTCATTTGTATCAAGCAAGTGAAAAGTTGAGTTGATCGCTGTTGTGAGCGGGGTGGTTTTTAGTGTGATTTCTTTCCCCTTTAAATCATATCCAGTTGTTCTTTATCCATGACGTGACACCATCTGCAATGATGCCGCTTAACTCTGCTAGCTGTCCTTAAAGATGCGCCTCTGAGATTTGGAAGTCTATGAATTTGCATCAAAGTTCATGTCAACCAGTCCTGCATGAGTTGAGTTGTGGTGCTTTTGAGTGGTTCTTGGCGTACtcatagtggtggtggtgtttagTGGAAGATGTAGTCCAGAAGTGGTTATGGTGGCCATTACAGCTGTAGTCCTTGGACAGTGTTGGCCTTGAGTTTCCTGTGGTGGTGGATTGTCAGATGTCAGCTATTGATctaacaggggtgtgtgtgtgtttgaatccaGCTGAGACCGAGCGTAAGGGCACAGACCACTTGGACTTGGCTGGTGCCATGCCACACAAACCTCAGGGAGGAGACAGCAGCCAGACCCTACCTTCCTCACCAGAGGCCAAGAAGAAGTCCAGAGGCTTTATGAAGTTCTTAGGCAGGTGAGTCAAAATGTTCTCTATATTCCCTAAATTTAGAAAGAGGTGAGGAGATGGTATGCAAGGTAATTGGGGGAAGGATGAATTAAGATGGAGCCAGGGTTTTTAAATTAAACTATTGCTTTATTAACTGTAATACAAGGACAGAGGGTTTGCTGTAACACAAGGATCGAGCATGGCAGGATATTTAGGCTTGCTGTGTTCTGACCCCTCTAGGCTGAAGAGAAGTCACTCCACCTCGCTAGACCTGGAGGAGACTGAGTTCAGGAGGGGAGGAGTCAGAGCCACGGCCGGCCCCCGACTGGGCTGGTCACGTGACCTGCAGCACAGCGCCGAGTATGTGAAGCTCACCTCTTGCtagactgtctctgtgtgtgtatctgtctgtgaaCTAGAGATGAAGAAGGGATCAGAAGGTTATTGGAACTAAGTCTACAGTATCACAGTTTTGGGGTATTAGGATTTTGTGGTGTCAGAGGAGCAAATGGGAATGAATGATGTACTGTTTACCCTCCACGTTAAAGGTGAGTGtgctcgctctctcccccctcagtgACGTGGACACTCCCTTTGCGCAGTGGAGTaaggagcaggtgtgtgtgtggctgcaggAGCAGGGCCTGGGGCTGCACGTGGCTCAAGCCCAGCAGTGGATCCGCTCAGGATTCACCCTGCTGCAGGCCTCCCAGCACGACCTGGAGAAGGTAGGACGGCTCAGTGGAGCATCCAGGAGGCGTCTCGTGCATTCTGTGTCGCTAGACATTTTAACGAAACTCCCGATGTTAAAGCTTATAGTTGCTAATGTTCACTTTGCTACCTGTGTCCTGACACATCTAttttctctatcactctcttccTAACTGTACAGTATGTGAGATGTCTTAAACAATCCATACATGTTTCTGTGGCAACAGGAGTTGGGGATCAAACAGCCCCTCCACAGGAAGAAGCTGCAGCTGGCTCTCCAGGCACTGGGATCAGAGGAGGATGTCAGCAAGGCCAAACTGGACCACAACTGGGTGACCAGTGAGTGACCACTGACCACAGCCTCAGTTATCAAAAAGCCTTGACAATGAAAAATGGAATAACCTTTCTGTGACTTGTGATTGATTTGAGTTGTTTTGGTGTTTCTCAGGATGGCTTGATGATATTGGTCTGCCACAGTATAAGAGCCAGTTTGATGAGGGGAGGGTCGATGGACGAATGCTACACTACATGACTGTGGTGAGTCTTAATTTGCAGTAGTCGGTCTAACGCAGCTAAAATGAATTAGAATCCATGTCAAAGGGGGTGAATAAAGTCCATTAAATAACAAATCCTTGCTTTTGTGTGATCATCTGTATGTCTAGTGTCCTTTTTTATTTCTTATTGATTGACGGTAGTCATTCTCCTGACTGAGAagagtatgtgtgtttgtcccctTCAGgatgacctgctgtctctaaaggTGGGCAGTGTTCTCCACCACCTCAGCATCAAGAGAGCCATCCAGGTCCTCCGGCTCAACTTCTACGAGCCCAACTGCCTCCGCCGACGGCCCTCTGACGAGGTACGGTTTAGTCacttctaaataaataaaaaaattatttttCTCTCCCTGTGCTTTCATATCCACCATACACATGGTCTTTCACTTCACCAGTTCAGTTACATTTCAGTGGTGTTATTTGTAAAGGGGAAAATAAACGTTTCTGTTTTTATTAACACCAACTTAAAAGAAAATGTCTCCCCAGAACAACATCACACCAGGGGAGATCTCCCAGTGGACCAATCACAGAGTGATGGAGTGGCTGAGATCAGTGGACCTGGCTGAGTACGCTCCTAACCTGAGGGGCAGCGGTGTGCACGGGGGGGTCAtggtgagagggggggggtctcTGTTTGAATTGGCTTGCCACTGACTTTTCAGTCAGTTCAGATTTCAGGAACACACACCTTCATCAGCGTATACATACACTGACTGCCTTTTTACTGGTGTCTGTCTCACTCTTCGTTTGCATCTCTCCTTGTCTCAGGTGCTGGAGCCTCGCTTCAATGTGGAGTCCCTAGCCCTTCTGCTCAACATTCCTCCCAACAAGACCCTGCTGCGCCGCCACCTGGCCACCCACTTCCACCTGCTCATCGGCTCCGCTGCCCAGCGCAGCAAACAGGAGTGTCTGGAGAACCCTGACTACACCCTGCTCACTGCCACCGCCAAGGTCAAGGTAGGGTCAACTCGCAGCTGGTAAGGCATCAGCTTGTTAGACATGCAGAGATTTGGGAATCAGTGTAGGTTTATTGATCTGATCAGTGACCTTGGCTGTGTCCCACTGCTCTAAGTTGGCCTCATGACCACTTATATGTGAATGGACTGGATTTTGTCCTTTCAGATCAGTGGTCAGCAGGAAAAGGAGATGAGGACAGACTGCTTTTTAATACTATTGGCACATAGCCGTTTGTCCCCATTTGACTGACTCtctcccatcatcctctctcctccttcagcccAGAAGGCTGCCGTTCGGTGGCTTCGGGACCCTGCGTAAGAAGCGCCAGGAGGACAGCGAGGAGTACGTGTGCCCCATGGACGTGGAGATGCCCAAGAACAGCAGCTTCCAGGGGGGCCTGAGGATCTACGAGGACAACCTGGACCAGGTAGGGGACTGCCATTAACCCCTTCAACTTCAGGGAATGTGGGTGTTTTTAGTGTGGCTTTTTTTAGCCCCTTCAACTGAGGCGCTAactatttaaaatgtattaatgaTAATCATCCTTTAGGGGAGGTTAGAGCACTCCAATGAACAGATGAGAGGGTGGAATGTGGTACCACAAGAGGATAGTGTTTTACTTTTAATTTTCCA from Oncorhynchus kisutch isolate 150728-3 linkage group LG9, Okis_V2, whole genome shotgun sequence harbors:
- the LOC109886766 gene encoding liprin-beta-1 isoform X1, whose amino-acid sequence is MMSDASEMLAAALEQMDGIIAGSKAMDYSNGLFDCQSPTSPFLGSLRALHLLEDLRAALEMMDQDEREGLRCQVPDTTADGLVEWLQQGQLTNGNGSAMIYQERLSRVESDKECLVLQVSVLSDQVEVQGEKIRDLDMCLEEHREKLDATEETLQQELLSRSTLETQKLELMTEVSSLKLKLTTVARDLRDSEGLYQEVNDLRFRVTDMENERLQCEKKLKSTKEELQTLQRQLEELRRLKDQATQGVLTPDRTDGEKDVDVLRMKRAMESLTSANNDKDRRIEELQESITRYKKVQDLVKDTLNEDDYDDIQDDRSPSIQVAMDTDRATLAVGEETGRSCDEIPSIAVFSELEQESLIQEPDTDSPPEVPPHSAGSLGHINGNTEQTTVEEPSPPSTSPSNPSSNESFGTKKARSSFGRSFFKMRGGKRTSSAPNLDRSRSASAPTLAETERKGTDHLDLAGAMPHKPQGGDSSQTLPSSPEAKKKSRGFMKFLGRLKRSHSTSLDLEETEFRRGGVRATAGPRLGWSRDLQHSADDVDTPFAQWSKEQVCVWLQEQGLGLHVAQAQQWIRSGFTLLQASQHDLEKELGIKQPLHRKKLQLALQALGSEEDVSKAKLDHNWVTRWLDDIGLPQYKSQFDEGRVDGRMLHYMTVDDLLSLKVGSVLHHLSIKRAIQVLRLNFYEPNCLRRRPSDENNITPGEISQWTNHRVMEWLRSVDLAEYAPNLRGSGVHGGVMVLEPRFNVESLALLLNIPPNKTLLRRHLATHFHLLIGSAAQRSKQECLENPDYTLLTATAKVKPRRLPFGGFGTLRKKRQEDSEEYVCPMDVEMPKNSSFQGGLRIYEDNLDQMEDSEGAVRQIGAFSEEIDNLTSMLKEDEFFSEVSSRSPEASVTDDDSNV
- the LOC109886766 gene encoding liprin-beta-1 isoform X2, whose amino-acid sequence is MMSDASEMLAAALEQMDGIIAGSKAMDYSNGLFDCQSPTSPFLGSLRALHLLEDLRAALEMMDQDEREGLRCQVPDTTADGLVEWLQQGQLTNGNGSAMIYQERLSRVESDKECLVLQVSVLSDQVEVQGEKIRDLDMCLEEHREKLDATEETLQQELLSRSTLETQKLELMTEVSSLKLKLTTVARDLRDSEGLYQEVNDLRFRVTDMENERLQCEKKLKSTKEELQTLQRQLEELRRLKDQATQGVLTPDRTDGEKDVDVLRMKRAMESLTSANNDKDRRIEELQESITRYKKVQDLVKDTLNEDDYDDIQDDRSPSIQVAMDTDRATLAVGEETGRSCDEIPSIAVFSELEQESLIQEPDTDSPPEVPPHSAGSLGHINGNTEQTTVEEPSPPSTSPSNPSSNESFGTKKARSSFGRSFFKMRGGKRTSSAPNLAETERKGTDHLDLAGAMPHKPQGGDSSQTLPSSPEAKKKSRGFMKFLGRLKRSHSTSLDLEETEFRRGGVRATAGPRLGWSRDLQHSADDVDTPFAQWSKEQVCVWLQEQGLGLHVAQAQQWIRSGFTLLQASQHDLEKELGIKQPLHRKKLQLALQALGSEEDVSKAKLDHNWVTRWLDDIGLPQYKSQFDEGRVDGRMLHYMTVDDLLSLKVGSVLHHLSIKRAIQVLRLNFYEPNCLRRRPSDENNITPGEISQWTNHRVMEWLRSVDLAEYAPNLRGSGVHGGVMVLEPRFNVESLALLLNIPPNKTLLRRHLATHFHLLIGSAAQRSKQECLENPDYTLLTATAKVKPRRLPFGGFGTLRKKRQEDSEEYVCPMDVEMPKNSSFQGGLRIYEDNLDQMEDSEGAVRQIGAFSEEIDNLTSMLKEDEFFSEVSSRSPEASVTDDDSNV